GGCTTTCAGACCCAGGGCTGCGCACGCTATTGCCGTGGCGACACCATGTTGACCAGCACCTGTCTCAGCGATCACCCTCCTCTTCCCCATCCTCCTAGCTAGGAGGGCTTGACCTAGGGTGTTGTTTATCTTGTGGGCTCCCCCATGGGCCAGATCCTCCCTCTTCAAATATATCTTTGGACCCCCATACTTTCTCGTCAGGTTTTCAGCATAGTAGAGGGAGGTTGGTCTACCAGCGAACTCTCTCAGGTAATAGTTCAATTCGCTTTTGAAGGTCTCGTCATCCTTAAGTTTGATATACGCCTCCTCCAAATCGTTCAGGGCCGCCATGAGGGTCTCAGGCACGTATTGGCCACCGTACCTTCCAAACTTACCCTTCAAGGTTTGGCGGCTATCATGTTTCATAGTTTTCAGCCTCTCTGACTCTTCTCACAAACTCAATCATCTTCATCGGATCCTTCACTCCAGGCTTGGCCTCGACCCCTGATGAGACGTCTACGCCGTACGGTTCGACGGCCTCTATCGCGCTTCTTACGTTGTCTGGTGTCAGACCTCCAGCAAGAAACATTTTTACAGGATATATTCTGTCTCTTATTTCCCTGCTTAGGCTCCAGTCATGTACTCTGCCCGTCCCACCGAGACCGTTGTCGCTGTGGGTGTCCACTAGGATTGCGTGGGCGAGATCTGAATATGTGAGGGCCTGTTGGACTGCGTCGCTTGACCTTGCATCCACAGCTGGAACAACCTTTCCTACCGAGCATATTTTTTTCAAAAGTTTTTCATCGATTCCCCCATGAATCTGAATGATGTCGGGTTCCAGGGACCTGTTAATCTCCAATATTCTCTCTAGATTCTTGAAGACGGTTACGGCGGCGCTCAAGATTCTGCTCGGCAGGCTGTCAATCAGGGTCTCAGCCTCCTTCATGGATATGTTTCTAGGTGAGGCTGGTGTGTCTACTATGAATCCCAGAATGTCTGCTCCAGCCTGGGCGGCTCTATCCAGGTCTCTCTCGCAGGTTATTCCGCAGATCTTGACTTTAACCATCTAGGCCTCCACCAATTCGCGAACTTTTCCTTCAATGTCTGGTGAGGTCATGATGGATGAGCCTACTAGAAATGCGTCTACGCCATGCCTTCTCAATAGTCTGATATGTTCAGGCGTTGCTATTCCGCTCTCGCTGACGATGATCCTGCCTCTAGGCTTGCACTTGGTCATTATTTGCACTGTTACTTGGATGTCTGTGGTCATTGTCGATAGGTCTCTGTTGTTTATTCCAATCAGGTCGGCCTGAGTATTCACGGATGTCTGAAACTCCTCTGCCGTATGGGTCTCGAGCAGAACCTCCAAGCCTCTCTTGTGGGCTAGGCTTATCATGTCGTCGAGGTTGGTCTCTGAGAGTCTTCTCTGGAATATTGATGTTATCAGCAGGATGGCTTCGGCACCAGCCTTCGCTGCAGCCTCAACCTGAACTGGATCTATTATGATGTCTTTCATGAGTCTCGGTAGGCCTACGCATTGTGTGGCTTGGAGATGTTCGATTCGGCCCATGAAGTTTTTGGGTTCAGTCAGGATTGAGAGGGCTGAGGCTCCTCCACTTCTCATCATTTTGGCTATGTTTTCAACATCTATATCTTCGGCGATGACTCCCATTGATGGTGAGGCTAACTTTATCTCCGCGATCACAGGGTTTGATCTGCACCTTAAAATATTCTCTTTGAAGCCTATGCTGACTCGAGGCTGAGCCTCTTCTATGTTATAGTAGCCTTCCGCAATGGTCTCTTTGACGTCGTTTACGAGTTTCTGGAGATAGTCATGTGGCGTCTCTCAAACCTCCGATCTTCGATGGGTCTCCTCCACTCTTCTCGATGAGGCCGACCAGCTTCTCGTAGGCCGCCCCGCTGTCAATGGATTCTTCAGCTATTTTGAGGCCTTCCTCCAGGTCTTCAGCTTCTCCTCCGACTACTATGCCTGCTGCAGCGTTTAGTAGGACTATGTCGAGTTTCGGGTCTCCTATTCTACATAGGCCTCTCAGGATCTTGATTGTGGCTTCAACACTTTCTCGGAGGCTCCTCACCTGCAACATTTCAGGTTGAACTCTCCTCATTTCGAATCTTTCAGGCTCGACTGTGAAGGTTGTGATTTCTCCGTCTCTCAGCCACGATATTTTTGTCGCTCCGATTGTTGAGATTTCATCTAGGCCGTCTAGTCCGTGGACGACCATCGCCTGTTTCAAGCCTAGGTTTCCAAGAACTTCAGCTACTGGTTCAGTCAGATAACGATCATATACTCCTATGACTTGGGCCTCGGTGTCTGCTGGGTTTGTGATTGGTCCTAGAATATTGAAGACTGTTCTGAAACCTATCTCTCTCCGTGGTGTGACTGCATGTTTCATCGCTGGGTGGAAATTTGGTGCGTACATAAATCCTATACCAATCTCCTCTATTGATTCTTCGACGGTCTCCGCTGGTGTGTTCAGGTTTAACCCTAGGGCCTCGAGTAGGTCGGCGCTTCCGCATATGCTTGTTACTGACCGGTTCCCATGTTTGGCTACGTTTACACCTGCCCCTGCCACCACGAAGGCTGAGACTGTGCTTATATTGAATGTCTTCACTCTGTCCCCGCCGGTTCCGCAGGTGTCGATTAGGGTGCCTGAGACTTTCGGATTGACCTTTCGACAGT
The DNA window shown above is from Candidatus Bathyarchaeota archaeon and carries:
- a CDS encoding phosphoribosylanthranilate isomerase, producing MVKVKICGITCERDLDRAAQAGADILGFIVDTPASPRNISMKEAETLIDSLPSRILSAAVTVFKNLERILEINRSLEPDIIQIHGGIDEKLLKKICSVGKVVPAVDARSSDAVQQALTYSDLAHAILVDTHSDNGLGGTGRVHDWSLSREIRDRIYPVKMFLAGGLTPDNVRSAIEAVEPYGVDVSSGVEAKPGVKDPMKMIEFVRRVREAENYET
- a CDS encoding pyridoxal-phosphate dependent enzyme, whose protein sequence is MKHDSRQTLKGKFGRYGGQYVPETLMAALNDLEEAYIKLKDDETFKSELNYYLREFAGRPTSLYYAENLTRKYGGPKIYLKREDLAHGGAHKINNTLGQALLARRMGKRRVIAETGAGQHGVATAIACAALGLKA
- a CDS encoding indole-3-glycerol-phosphate synthase, coding for MAEGYYNIEEAQPRVSIGFKENILRCRSNPVIAEIKLASPSMGVIAEDIDVENIAKMMRSGGASALSILTEPKNFMGRIEHLQATQCVGLPRLMKDIIIDPVQVEAAAKAGAEAILLITSIFQRRLSETNLDDMISLAHKRGLEVLLETHTAEEFQTSVNTQADLIGINNRDLSTMTTDIQVTVQIMTKCKPRGRIIVSESGIATPEHIRLLRRHGVDAFLVGSSIMTSPDIEGKVRELVEA
- the trpD gene encoding anthranilate phosphoribosyltransferase; translated protein: MIREAIAKLVEKENLTWEEAEKSMREIMEGEATQAQIASFLTALRMKGETVEEITSLAKTMKTYCRKVNPKVSGTLIDTCGTGGDRVKTFNISTVSAFVVAGAGVNVAKHGNRSVTSICGSADLLEALGLNLNTPAETVEESIEEIGIGFMYAPNFHPAMKHAVTPRREIGFRTVFNILGPITNPADTEAQVIGVYDRYLTEPVAEVLGNLGLKQAMVVHGLDGLDEISTIGATKISWLRDGEITTFTVEPERFEMRRVQPEMLQVRSLRESVEATIKILRGLCRIGDPKLDIVLLNAAAGIVVGGEAEDLEEGLKIAEESIDSGAAYEKLVGLIEKSGGDPSKIGGLRDAT